A genome region from Setaria italica strain Yugu1 chromosome III, Setaria_italica_v2.0, whole genome shotgun sequence includes the following:
- the LOC101765239 gene encoding annexin-like protein RJ4, with the protein MCCWCSCLECIHNIPPLNLLFLHFSDPALPGGGGGAASGPVSMASISVPNPVPSATEDAENIRKAVQGWGTDEKALIEILGHRTAAQRAEIAVAYEGLYNETLLRPAXXXXXXXXXXXXXXXXXXXXXXXXXXXXXXXXXXXXYLFVAGGVPCQSAMMLWTMDPAARDAKLAHKALKKKGDRHVWVLIEVACASSPDHLVAVRKAYCAAYSASLEEDVAACPLYKDPLKQFLVRLVTSYRYSGELIDDELARAEAAALHDAVVAGKEPLRGDVVRIVGSRSKPQLKATFERFRQEHGKAIDDVLEERRSDQLAAVLKTAVWCLASPEKHFAEVIRSSIVGLGTDEESLTRAIVSRAEVDMRKVKEEYKARYRKTVTSDVNGDTSGYYNGILITLVGPE; encoded by the exons ATGTGTTGCTGGTGCTCCTGCCTGGAGTGCATCCATAACATCCCTCCCCtcaacctcctcttcctccacttcTCCGACCCAGCTCTcccaggcggaggaggaggtgcagcTTCTGGACCCGTGTCCATGGCCTCCATCTCGGTTCCCAACCCGGTCCCTTCCGCGACCGAAGACGCCGAGAACATTCGGAAAGCCGTGCAAG GATGGGGCACGGACGAGAAGGCGCTGATCGAGATACTGGGCCACCGGACGGCGGCGCAGCGCGCGGAGATCGCCGTGGCGTACGAGGGCCTCTACAACGAGACGCTTCTTCGACCGGCTNNNNNNNNNNNNNNNNNNNNNNNNNNNNNNNNNNNNNNNNNNNNNNNNNNNNNNNNNNNNNNNNNNNNNNNNNNNNNNNNNNNNNNNNNNNNNNNNNNNNNNNNNNNCTATCTCTTCGTCGCCGGCGGTGTCCCCTGCCAGAGCGCGATGATGTTGTGGACCATGGacccggcggcgcgcgacgccAAGCTCGCCCACAAGGCCCTGAAGAAGAAGGGCGACCGGCACGTGTGGGTGCTCATCGAGGTCGCCTGCGCCTCGTCGCCGGACCACCTCGTCGCCGTCAGGAAGGCGTACTGCGCCGCCTACTCCGCCTCCCTCGAGGAGGACGTCGCCGCCTGCCCGCTCTACAAGGACCCCCTCAAGCAG TTCTTGGTGCGGCTGGTGACATCGTACCGGTACTCCGGCGAGCTCATCGACGACGAGCTGGCGagggcggaggccgcggcgctgCACGACGCGGTGGTAGCCGGGAAGGAGCCGCTGCGCGGCGACGTCGTGCGCATCGTCGGCTCGAGGAGCAAGCCGCAGCTGAAGGCGACGTTCGAGCGGTTCAGGCAGGAGCACGGCAAGGCCATCGACGACGTCCTCGAGGAACGCCGCAGCGACCAGCTCGCGGCGGTGCTCAAGACCGCGGTGTGGTGCCTGGCGTCCCCCGAGAAGCATTTCGCAGAG gTGATCCGAAGCTCCATTGTTGGGCTCGGCACAGACGAGGAGTCGCTGACGAGGGCGATCGTCTCGCGTGCCGAGGTCGACATGAGGAAGGTGAAGGAGGAATACAAGGCGAGGTACCGCAAGACGGTCACCAGTGACGTCAACGGCGACACGTCCGGCTACTACAATGGCATCTTGATCACCCTAGTGGGTCCTGAGTAA